In the genome of Cetobacterium sp. ZOR0034, the window ATACTTTCTTCATTAATTTGAAAAAAGTATCTTTCCTATTAAACTTTATTAGTTACTAGCTGAGTAGTTACATTATTTAATAAAAAATTGAAAGATTTTAAGAATTATTCATTAAAATCTTTCAATCTATAGAAAAATTATTTTTAAAAAAATTATTTTTAAAGACTTGTAATTTGTATATTTAAAGAGTTATAAATGTTTCATTCAATTTAGTACAAGTCTAAAAAATATTGTAAAATTTTATTTTTCTTTATTTATATATATAGGTCTATTTATAAATTGATAATAAGTAATAGCCCCATAGCTAAGTAAACACCTGCAGAAATATATTTCATATATTTTTTAAAAGAACCATTTGTTGTTTTCGCAAAAATAGATATAAATGTAGCTAAACAAACAAACCAAATTATTTCAACTAAAAGATATATGCTTCCGAGCATTATAAATTCAAAACCATAGTTATTTGTATTTTTTACAAATTGTGGAATAAATGTTACAAAGAATAATAAAATTTTAGGATTAGCTAAATTTGTAATAATCCCTCTTAAGTAGCAATTATTTTTTACAGAATTTATTTTGTCGGTATTTTCTTTATCTTTTGCAATTAATGCCGTTACTCCTACGTATATTAAATAAAGACCTCCAACTATTTTTATTGCACTAAGCAAATTTGGAAAAAGATATATTAATGATGATAGACCAACAGCAGCAATAACATTGTAAATCATTCCTCCAGTCATGATTCCCAAAGCAGAAATAATCCCTTCTCTTCTTCCAAAAGAAGCAGAGTTGTTTAAAACATATATCGTTGCTATACCAGGTGTAGCTGCAACTGCTAGTGATGAAAATAAAAAACTTAGTGTCATAAAAATCCTTCCTTTTTTTAATTTTGTTTGTAATATTAATATTATAGAAAGATATTATCATATTTTTTTGTTTTAATCAACAAAATAATGAATATTTTCTTCAGAATTTTGAATTTTGTACTGAAACAGATTTTATGATATAATAAGGATAAATAAACTGAAAATGATAGGAGTAAAACTAATGGAAATATCTGAAAAAATAAAGATGCTAAGAAAAGATCGTGGATTATCAATAAAAGAACTTTCTGAAAAAACAGGACTTTCTGTTGGATTTATCAGTAATTTAGAAAGAGATATAAATAGTCCTTCAATTGCAAATCTTCAACTTATATGTCAAGTTTTAGATATAAGTCTTATAGATTTATTGAAAGAGGAAAAAGAAGTGATTTCAATTTTAAGAGCTAATAATAGAGAATTACTTTTCAAATCTAATAAAGAAGGAACAAAATATTATAACTTAATACCAGAAAATCCTGATTTTAATGGAAGTTATGTGGTTATCGATCCTGAGTGTACTTCAGAAAATATAAGATGGAGTCACTCTCATGATGAGATTGGATTAGTTATAAAAGGTGAGTTAGAAATAAATCTTTCAGATAGAAAAATTTATAAATTGAAAGAAGGGGATTCTATATATATAAAAAAAAATACTCCTCATAAATATAGAAATCCCGGAAATATTCCATCTATAACTCATTGGTTTTCAATTAAAAAATAAGAATTTTAAGATGTAATTTAAATTAAATTACATCTTTTTTTATATATATATCAAATTTCAAAAATTTAATCTATATATATATATTTTGTATATCAAAATATTTTATGTTGTAAACAAAATGAAAAAGTGTTATTATATCTTAAAAATACGTAACTAAAAAGGGGGCAATATGAAAAAATATTTTAAATTTATTATTGGAGGTACTATTCTACTGTCATTAATTAGATGTGGGAATGACTCTAAAAAATCAGAATCTATAAATACTAAACTCAATGAAATACCAAAAGATACTTTAACATATGTTAATTTTAGAGATATTAGAGATTTAAATCCACATCTATATGCGGGTGAGATGTATGCTCAAGAGATGCTTTTTGAAACTTTAGTAAATATCGGAAAAAATGGGTATGAACCATCTTTAGCTGAAAGCTGGAATATTTCTCCAGATGGAAGAATATATACTTTTAATATAAGAAAGGGAGTTTCTTTTTCAGATGGAACGATTTGTGATGCTAATGCTATAAAACAAAATTTTGATGCTATTTTAGATAATAAAAGTAGACATACATGGTTAGAAATGATGAAACTTTTAGATGGAATTGAGATTTTAGATGATTATACTCTTCAAATAAAATTAAAAGAAGCATATTACCCTATGCTTACAGAGTTAGCTGTAACAAGACCATTTGCTATGATTTCGCCAAAAGCGATGAAAGATGGAACTACTAAAAATGGAGTTTCTGGATATATTGGAACGGGTCCTTATATATTAAAAAATGTAGTTACAGATGAATATGCTATTTTTGAAGCTAATGAAAATTATTGGGGAGATATTCCAAAAATAAAAAAAATTATAGTCAAAGTAATTCCAGATAATCAAACACGTATTTTGGCTTTGGAAAAAGGTGAAATTGATTTGATTTTTGGAAAAAATATGCTCGATGCAGATGCAATCAATAAATATAAAGAT includes:
- a CDS encoding LysE family translocator, translating into MTLSFLFSSLAVAATPGIATIYVLNNSASFGRREGIISALGIMTGGMIYNVIAAVGLSSLIYLFPNLLSAIKIVGGLYLIYVGVTALIAKDKENTDKINSVKNNCYLRGIITNLANPKILLFFVTFIPQFVKNTNNYGFEFIMLGSIYLLVEIIWFVCLATFISIFAKTTNGSFKKYMKYISAGVYLAMGLLLIINL
- a CDS encoding helix-turn-helix domain-containing protein; protein product: MEISEKIKMLRKDRGLSIKELSEKTGLSVGFISNLERDINSPSIANLQLICQVLDISLIDLLKEEKEVISILRANNRELLFKSNKEGTKYYNLIPENPDFNGSYVVIDPECTSENIRWSHSHDEIGLVIKGELEINLSDRKIYKLKEGDSIYIKKNTPHKYRNPGNIPSITHWFSIKK
- the nikA gene encoding nickel ABC transporter substrate-binding protein, with product MKKYFKFIIGGTILLSLIRCGNDSKKSESINTKLNEIPKDTLTYVNFRDIRDLNPHLYAGEMYAQEMLFETLVNIGKNGYEPSLAESWNISPDGRIYTFNIRKGVSFSDGTICDANAIKQNFDAILDNKSRHTWLEMMKLLDGIEILDDYTLQIKLKEAYYPMLTELAVTRPFAMISPKAMKDGTTKNGVSGYIGTGPYILKNVVTDEYAIFEANENYWGDIPKIKKIIVKVIPDNQTRILALEKGEIDLIFGKNMLDADAINKYKDSKKFNVLLSEPTSTRQIVINTNSEILKDIDVRYALQHATNREAISKGIFYGLETPADTLYAKTVPYANINLKPFEFNIEKSESILNKAGWIKSTSGIREKNGKKLEIGLLYNSDSVTEKIISEYLQSEYKKIGIAININGEEEQSYRDKMKSGNFDMVFNISWGLPYDPQSSLSAMRQPVYGDYVAQLGLHNKKDIDEAITKILISTDEIERQNLYKFVFESLHQDAVYIPITYECNKAIFINTLKNVTFTQTQYEVPFQQMYFE